The DNA window TTGAGAATCGCAGCGATTTCGAGATGCGGATCGGCGGGCTTCTCATAGGTCAGGATGCGGTCGCTCTGCGCCAAACGCGCCAGCGCGGACCGGAAGCGCGTATCAAGGATCTGAGGCTGCGACATCGGCGCACCAATTTCAATTACTAAACAAGAATAGCTTCGCTATGAAGCTAGTCAAGCCTGCTTGCTGGGCACGGCTTGGCCAACATATGCGCTTGCGCGATCAGCCCGAGAGCCTGAGTGCCGCGTCGACGATGGTCGCAGGCAGCTGCGCGTCGATCGGGGCGCCGCGATGGCTCTGCGATGCAAACCTAACGAGCGCGAGCAGCACGGCAACAAGGTCCGCGCGTTCCACGGCGCGCGAGGCCGGCGATTTGTTCTCCAGCCAATGGGCCAGCACCACATTCTGCAGCCGTTCGGCGGAGAGCTCGGCGGCCTTGATGCTTGATCGCAGCTTCTCTGTGCCCTCGCTCGGCGCTGGCGCAGGTCCGGCTTTGAGCCTGGTGCGCAAGGCCCGCAACGGCAGCACGATCTGCTCTCGCCAAGGGCGGCAGGCCGCATCCATGTCTGCAATCTCGGATGGCGTCAGAACAACCCCTCGCCGGACCGCCGCGAAGGTCGCCATCAGCAACATCATCACGTCGACGCTGCATTCGGCCTGCAGCCGCAGACAGGCATCGGCAATGCCGGGCTCGGCATAGAGCTTGAGCGCGAAGTCCCAGCTCTCCGAATCAATGGCCTGGCCGGGATCTGCCATGTCAGGCGTGCCGCCATTTCCGGCGCTCGCAGCCTTGGTGGCTTGGAGCCATGTCGCTCAAGGCAGCTCCTTTGCCCTGGTCGAGCCAAGGCCCTCCCAGCGGCTGACCGCGCCGGTGGCGATATCGAACAGATCGAGGACCCGGCCGAGGGTATGGTCGACCATTTGCTCGAGGCTGTTCGGGCGGGCGTAGAACGCCGGCACCGGCGGATAGATGATGGCGCCGATTTCGGTCGCCGCCGCCATCGACCTGAGATGGCCGAGATGCAGCGGTGCTTCGCGCACCATCAGCACCAGCCGGCGGCGTTCTTTCAAAACCACGTCCGCGGCGCGCGTCACCAGCGACGACGTGACGCCGCCGGCGATCTCGGCCAGGCTTCGCATCGAGCACGGCGCAATCACCATGCCAAGCGTCCTGAAGGAGCCGCTGGAGATCGTCGCGCCGACATTATCGACCTGGTGGACCACATCCGCCAATGCCGCGACGTCAGGGACCTTGATGTCCAGTTCCTGCGACAGCGTGATCTTCGCCGACCGGCTCATGACCAGATGGGTCTCGATCGCCGTCGGCTGCAGCAGCCGCAGCAGCCGAACGCCATAGATGGCGCCCGACGCTCCGGTGATGCCGACGATCAGACGCTTCGGTTCGATCTCAGGCGGGGTCGAAATAGTGAATCTCCATCAACATGCAGCCCGCCACCGATTTGAACGGGCCGTGAAACGCACCGGGCGGACGGCAGGCGTAGGTGTTCGGCTTGAACGATTCACCGCCATTGCCCTGTTCGTCGTTGCCGACGATCAGATCGCCGGAAAACAGGAAAACCTCTTCCCAATATTCATGAACGAACGGCTTGGTGGTGTAAACGCCCGGCTCAAACCGCAGAAGACGGGTGCGGCTGCCGCGCTTGTTCACCTCGTCGAGGGCGCCGGAAAGGATCTTCTGCTGGATGCCGGCCGGGTAGCCCGCAGGGGTTTCCCAGCCGGTGGACATGTCGATGGTGCGAAATTCGTCGTGGAGTTTGTTGATTGCCATTTTCAAGTTTCCTAGAGATCAGGCGACAGCGCGGGGTGAATCCGGATTGCTCGTATTGGTCAGTTCATCGGCCAGTTCGTAGCTCGACAGCATCTTGTCGAGCAGCGCCGCCGCATTCTTCCAGTCATAGGTGCGGTAGGCGTGTCCCTTGGTGACAAAGGTCGCGCCGGCGAAGAACATCTCGTATTGCGAATGGCGCGAGGCGAATTCGGAACCGACCGCGTCCCAAGCAAGCTTGTAGAATTTCACTTTGTCGACCGCACCGGCGGCGGGCGATTGCTGGGTCTTGCCGATCAACCTTGCGAGCTCCGGGTTGTTGAAGTCCTTTACCGAGGACGGCAACATGATCATCCCGCCTCCGGCCAGTTCGCGCAAGGCGTTGATGATCTTGGCATAGAGCTGCTGCGTCAGGGTCTGGGCCGCATAGAGCATTTGCCGGTCGGGCACGAAATAGGCGCCGCGCGGCTGGCCCTTGGTCTCCATCGCGACCACGAAGGCTTCCACCATGCTGACCTCGGCGGCGAGTTGGCCCAGCATCTCCCTGACCTGCGGGAAGCCGGCGATGCCGTTGGTATCGGCGATGCGATGGGCGATGCCGGCCAGGAAGCGCACCTTGACCGATAGCCGGATCATGGCCTGGTAGTTCTGGTAGACATGCGCCGGGGTGGCGTGAAACTGCTTCTGGCACATCGCGATGTCCTCGACGATGAACACCCGGTTCCACGGCACCTTGACGTCATCGAAATACAGCACCGCATCGTTCTCGTCGAAGCGGCTGGCAAGCGGATTGTCAAACACCGATCCTGCCGCGGCCTCGTAGGATTTGCGCGACAGGATTTTCAGGCCCTTGGTATTCATCGGGATTGCAAACGAGACCGCGTATTTCTCGTCGCCCGGCTGCAACGGCTGGATGCAGGTGACGAACACCTCGTTGGCCATGATGCCGCCGGTCGCCAGCATTTTGGCGCCCCGCACTGTGATGCCATCGGCGTCGCGGGACACCACGCCCGCCGTGAGGAAGGGATCGGCCTGCTCGGCGGCACTCTTCGAGCGGTCGGCCTGGGGATTGATGATGACGTAGGTGAGATAAAGATCGTTGTCGCGCGCATAGCGGTAATAGTCCGAAAGCGCCTTGGCGCGCTCGGCATCATAAGCCTCGAACACCTCGCGACCCATATACATGCCGGCGATGCACGACGCGACGTGATCGGGCGCGCGCCCCATGAAGCCCGCATGCAGTTCGGTCCAGACCTCGAGAGCCCTACGGCGCGTGACCAGCGCCTGATAGCTCCCCGGCAATTCCCAGATCCGGTTGGCCCGGGTGCCGGTGTCGGTCTCGAAGGTCATCAGCTCGCGGTTTTCCGGCGCGCTATGAAAATCGAACATACGGCCGATCGAGGCCACCGCGCCGCGAAACGCCGGATGTGTGGTGACATCAGCAACCAGTTCGCCGTCGAGATAAACCTCGCGGCCGTCGCGCAGGCTCGCAATGTGCTGTATGCCGGTCTTGATCATGAAGGCCTCGGTTATCGGTCAAGTGGATCTAATCAAGTGGACCTAATAATGCATTGGTAGCGGCCATTCCGGACTGCGTTCGCTCCTGGCAAGGCTGCGATAGGCCCCGCGAAAGAATATCAGCGGTTCCTTAGCAGGATGAGCCGAGAACCGCACCACCCGGCCGACGAAAATCACATGGTCGCCACCGTCATATTGCGCATGCGGCTGGCACTCGAAATGCGCTATCGCCCCGGCGATCAGCGGCGCCGCCGTGAGGCCCAAGGTGTGTTCCACCGCCTCCCATTTGTCGGCGAGCGAGCGGGCGAACCGGTCGGAGAGATGCTCCTGGTCCCGGCCGAGGATGTTGACGGCGTAACCCTTGGCTTTGGTCATCGCAGCCAGGCTAAACGCCTTGCGGTCGATCGAGAACAAGATCAGCGGGGGATCGACCGAGACCGAATTGAACGAACTCATGGTCAGCCCGATCGCGTTGCCGTCCGTGGCCTGTGCCGTGATGACGGCAACACCGGTAGCAAATTGCCCTAGCGCACGGCGGAAGGCGCGAGCATTCAAGTCCGAGGCTGCACCCATCGATTTCTCACGGGACCCACATTAGCTTCACTACAAAGCTATATTATCGAGCTAAAACCGGCGCTGTCAAGCAAGGCGGAGCTGCCTCGGGTAACGCCATGGTCATCGCCCGCCCCGTCCGGAAACCGCGGTTCCACTCCACCGCATCCGCCGCAACAGTGTCGCCAGACCAGATTAGATAGCTTATATCCAAAGCTATTGCGGAGTGAATACCAAGACGGCTATGCGACTCTGTGCGCATGCAGGGCACAAACATTTGCTTTTGGGATGCGCAGCGTCCAATCTTGCGCAACCGTCATACAGGGATGATCACGTGGTAAAATCAGCAGCGCGCGTCAAGACCACCAAGCTTGCCGTCGGACGTCCCGCCCCTCGGGCCGCGCTCACCACGTCTCGGCCCGAACTACTGGTTGACGGCTCCGACCAGCAATTCCGCCGCCTCGTCCACAGCTTGTTCGGGTTTCTGGTCCGGCATCAAACGCTGCGCGAAGGGCATGCCGCCGTCATCGGCCTGCCCGGAATCGAATACACCACGCTGATTTCGATCCGGCATCTGGCCGCGCTTGGGGACGTTCACGTCAAGGCTGTCGCCGATCATCTGCACCTCAGCGGGGCGTTCGTCACCACCGTAACCAACAAGCTTGAAAGCAAGGATTTGATCGAAAAAGCGGCGCATCCGGTCGACCGCAGGCGACTGTCGCTCACGGTCACGCCGCGCGGCGCAGAATTGCTTGAACGCCTGGCGCCGACCCAGATGCAGATCAACGATGTGCAGTTCGGCTGCCTGAGCGCACGGGAATTCCAGCAGTTGCTCGACATGGTGCAGCGTCTCGTCGAAACGAGCGACCGCGCGATCGCACTACAGCGTTATCTGGCCGAGACCAACGCCAAGCCGATCTCGCCGGCGCTCCGGAATCCCGACGCGTCCAAGCGGCGAAAGTCCCGGAAGGCATGACACTGACGGCGGATTTGCGCTGCCGCCACCGTTCTTACGTTTTTAAGTTTCGTCGGGCGCCCGCCATCAGGGAAACCGCAATCTTGCCCGAGGCACCCTTTCCTAGCCATCAGGCCAGTAGAAATCGGGGACGCAGACAGCGACATTCGATCCCAGGAAATTAATGGGAGGAATCGATGGATCAGATTCAAGATTGGTCAAAAGGCATTCGGCAGATTGTGAAAGAGGTGGCCGAGCGCGTGGTGGTCCTTCAGAATGAAGATGGCTCGACGGCGAGCGGTATAGCCTGGCGCAAGGGATATGTAGCTACTACAGACGAAGCCGCGGGAGATAGCGTTAAACTGATTACGAGCGATGGCACTGTCCTGACGGCCGAACTCGCTGGTCGAGACCCATCTACCGACATCGCTCTCTTCAAGGCAGATATCGACCAGGATCCCTTCCAAGCATCAGGAGAAGTTCAGCCTGGAGACTTTGCAGTCGCGGTCGGACGCGGGTCGACATCTGAACTGGTAGCTGCGGGCTTCATTGCCGAAACGGGAGGTGAATGGCAAAGCTCGTTTGGCGGAAAGATTGACCGAAAAATTCGACTGGGCTTCAGGATAGACCGCCGTGCGCACGGCGGCGCAGTCGTCGATACGGCCGGACGGCTGGTCGGCCTGGCTGCATTTGGGCCAAGACGCAGAGCGATAGTCATTCCGTCTCCGACCGTTGAACGGATCGCTCACAGGTTGGCAAAGTCCGGCACGATCTCCCGCGGTTACCTCGGCGTTCAGTTGCATCCATTGCGGGACGGACAGCAAGGCACCGGTGCCGTCATCGTTCATCTCGACAAGGACGGACCAGGTGCCACAGCCGGCCTCATCCTGGGCGACTGCATCATCAGTTGGAACGGTGAAGACGTGACGGGCGCCAGGCAGATCTTCCGGCATTTGGGCCCCGACAGCGTCGGTACCAAGATCGCCCTCGGCATTTTGAGGGGCGGTCAGCAGTCCAAGATCGATGTTGTTGTCGGCGAGCGGCCACATAGATAGACGGAATGGGAGACCACGAAAAGATTGAAGGCAGAGATCAGATTTTAGCATCTAGTGCACCGGACGCGATTTCGGTTGGATTAGCTTTATCCGACCGAACAGTCAGGCTGCGCGTGGTGTCAATGATTTCTCAAATGGCAGCTGTCGAGGTAGCCGACGCCGACGATGCTGATGTCATCTTGACCGACTCCGATAACGTGCCTGCTGGCCCCCATTTGGTTCTGGGAGACCCCGCTTCATTGCAATCCACAATTAACGGCGTCGACAAGGACGCCAGCATCTGCGTTCTCGAAGCGGCAATTCGGCTCGTCGTCCACGGTTACCGGATAAGCGTTCCATTGGTCGAGCGTCATCGCTGGGAAACCGACGATTTGACCCCCGAGGGTGATAAGATGCTCACGGAGCGCGAGCGCCAAGTCCTCGAAAAGCTCGCTGCGGGCGCGTCCAACAAGGTGATCGCCAGGGATCTCGAAATCTCCCTCGCGACCGCCAAGTTTCACGTTAGCTCCCTGCTCACAAAATTGGCGGCCCGCAATCGGACAGATGCTGTGGCCATAGGAATCAAACTTGGGCTCCTGCTTCTGTGACGGCAGGCCTGTAAGATGCCATTTCGGAGCGATGGTTGCTTTGATCAACGGCACGGCGGAAATCCGGCACGTCGATCAACTCCACCTGACCGCGATGGGCAAGGATGAACGAGCGCTTTCGGTTTCCGGACTATGTCTGCCGCGGTAACGTCAAATAGACCGATTATGATTGCAACAGCCTTGGGAGCCACCGGCCTCGACCAGCTGGCCGACAACATACGATCCCAGTCGGTGTCGTGACGCTTGCCGCGGGCTTACGGAGCCAGCGGCACGAATAGGCGGAGTCGAAGGAAAATGGTCATTACTGCGGATTCTGCAGCAGCAGCGGTCGCAAGTGAACCATCCCCATCTGGCGCCAGCTTGCGGGGTCTCGATGGCGTTAACTTGCTGCTCGCTGCAGCTTTGTCGGGCTTCGGCCCCTACGTCGCTGCCTTTCTAGCCGAGCAAAATTGGACTCAACAGCGCATCGGCTTTGTGCTGACGGTGGGTGGTTTCGCCGGATTGCTAAGTCAACTACCCGGCGGGGCATTGCTTGACGCTATCCGATCGAAGCGAACCGCGGTCGCGCTAGGTGCGGGTATGATTGCAGCAGGCGCGCTGATTATGGCAGCTTGGCCGAGTTTCCCATTGGTGTTGGTCGCGCTGGTGCTGCAAGGGATCACTGGCGGCTTCCTGGGGCTGGCGATCGCCACCATCAGCCTCGGCCTGGTTGGCCACGCCGCGCTCGCCGAGCGGCTCGGACGCAATCAGCGCTTCGCCTCGACGGGAGGAGTATTCGCGGCCGGCCTCATGGGCTTCATCGCCTATTTCCTGTCGTATCGCGCGATATTCATCGCCGCTGCTGCGCTGGTGCTTCCGCTGCTCCTTGCTCTCGGCCGCATCCACCCCTCGGATATCCATTTCGGCCGCGCCTGCTGCTTTCCGGATCACGAAGGGCCGAGCGCGCCTCCGAGAGTCCGGCTCCGAAGCCTTTGGAAGACTCCCGGCCTGCTGATATTCGCCGGCTGCGTGTTCTTATTCCAGATGGCCAACGCATCGTTGCTGCCACTTGCCGGCGAAGCATTCGCGTACAGCAAGGAAGCGCTTTCCTCACTCATCTTCTCCGCGCTCATCATGGTGCCCCAGGTCGTCGTGGCGATAATGGCGCCGTGGACCGGTCGCCAGGCGAATATGCGAGGCCGCCGGCCGCTGCTGCTCGTCGGATTCGCGGCATTGCCGATCCGTGCGCTGGTGTTTGCCTGGACGACCAATCCAACGATTCTCATCGCCGCTCAATTGCTGGACGGAGTCAGCGGAGCGGTGCTGGGCGTGCTCACGGCGCTGACAGTCGCCGACCTCACAGCTGGTACCGGCCGATTCAATCTCGCGCAGGGTTTCCTCGGAACGATATCCGGGATCGGCGCTTCGCTCAGTACCACACTCATAGGTCTCGTTGCCGGGAGCTTCGGCCCAGCGGCAGGGTTTCTCTGCATCGCAGCAGTGGCCCTGGCCGCCCTTTTTCTCCTGTGGTGGCTCATGCCTGAGACCCATCCGTCAAATAGGAGCTAGCATCTCTGACCGCTCACCCCTTGGACGGCGGACAACCTCGTTTTATTGGTATTACAGCCATTTTCGATGAAGGACTTGCGCATGTCATTCAAGGTTCAGGTCGGGCCAGCAAAGATCGCCATTCATCAGGGGCAGACGGTGTTGCTCACCGAAACCGACGGGCAGGTGAACTGGCCGAGCAAAGGCGGACTTTATTTCCGCGATACCAGGGTGATCAGCGCTTGGGCAATTTATGCCAACGGCGAACTGTGGGATCTGCTAAATGGTGGCGCCGTTGCTCCCCACGCGGCTCGCATCTTCCTGACAAACCGCGCTTTCGAAACCGAAGACGGGCCGGTCGCGGCGCGCACCCTGGGCTTGGTGATCGGCCGTCAAGTCGATCGCGGCCTGCACGAAGACATCGAGATCACCAACA is part of the Bradyrhizobium erythrophlei genome and encodes:
- a CDS encoding UbiX family flavin prenyltransferase, which codes for MEPKRLIVGITGASGAIYGVRLLRLLQPTAIETHLVMSRSAKITLSQELDIKVPDVAALADVVHQVDNVGATISSGSFRTLGMVIAPCSMRSLAEIAGGVTSSLVTRAADVVLKERRRLVLMVREAPLHLGHLRSMAAATEIGAIIYPPVPAFYARPNSLEQMVDHTLGRVLDLFDIATGAVSRWEGLGSTRAKELP
- a CDS encoding helix-turn-helix transcriptional regulator; the encoded protein is MGDHEKIEGRDQILASSAPDAISVGLALSDRTVRLRVVSMISQMAAVEVADADDADVILTDSDNVPAGPHLVLGDPASLQSTINGVDKDASICVLEAAIRLVVHGYRISVPLVERHRWETDDLTPEGDKMLTERERQVLEKLAAGASNKVIARDLEISLATAKFHVSSLLTKLAARNRTDAVAIGIKLGLLLL
- a CDS encoding cupin, producing the protein MAINKLHDEFRTIDMSTGWETPAGYPAGIQQKILSGALDEVNKRGSRTRLLRFEPGVYTTKPFVHEYWEEVFLFSGDLIVGNDEQGNGGESFKPNTYACRPPGAFHGPFKSVAGCMLMEIHYFDPA
- a CDS encoding flavin reductase family protein: MGAASDLNARAFRRALGQFATGVAVITAQATDGNAIGLTMSSFNSVSVDPPLILFSIDRKAFSLAAMTKAKGYAVNILGRDQEHLSDRFARSLADKWEAVEHTLGLTAAPLIAGAIAHFECQPHAQYDGGDHVIFVGRVVRFSAHPAKEPLIFFRGAYRSLARSERSPEWPLPMHY
- a CDS encoding MFS transporter yields the protein MVITADSAAAAVASEPSPSGASLRGLDGVNLLLAAALSGFGPYVAAFLAEQNWTQQRIGFVLTVGGFAGLLSQLPGGALLDAIRSKRTAVALGAGMIAAGALIMAAWPSFPLVLVALVLQGITGGFLGLAIATISLGLVGHAALAERLGRNQRFASTGGVFAAGLMGFIAYFLSYRAIFIAAAALVLPLLLALGRIHPSDIHFGRACCFPDHEGPSAPPRVRLRSLWKTPGLLIFAGCVFLFQMANASLLPLAGEAFAYSKEALSSLIFSALIMVPQVVVAIMAPWTGRQANMRGRRPLLLVGFAALPIRALVFAWTTNPTILIAAQLLDGVSGAVLGVLTALTVADLTAGTGRFNLAQGFLGTISGIGASLSTTLIGLVAGSFGPAAGFLCIAAVALAALFLLWWLMPETHPSNRS
- a CDS encoding TIGR02444 family protein — translated: MADPGQAIDSESWDFALKLYAEPGIADACLRLQAECSVDVMMLLMATFAAVRRGVVLTPSEIADMDAACRPWREQIVLPLRALRTRLKAGPAPAPSEGTEKLRSSIKAAELSAERLQNVVLAHWLENKSPASRAVERADLVAVLLALVRFASQSHRGAPIDAQLPATIVDAALRLSG
- a CDS encoding 4-hydroxyphenylacetate 3-hydroxylase family protein, coding for MIKTGIQHIASLRDGREVYLDGELVADVTTHPAFRGAVASIGRMFDFHSAPENRELMTFETDTGTRANRIWELPGSYQALVTRRRALEVWTELHAGFMGRAPDHVASCIAGMYMGREVFEAYDAERAKALSDYYRYARDNDLYLTYVIINPQADRSKSAAEQADPFLTAGVVSRDADGITVRGAKMLATGGIMANEVFVTCIQPLQPGDEKYAVSFAIPMNTKGLKILSRKSYEAAAGSVFDNPLASRFDENDAVLYFDDVKVPWNRVFIVEDIAMCQKQFHATPAHVYQNYQAMIRLSVKVRFLAGIAHRIADTNGIAGFPQVREMLGQLAAEVSMVEAFVVAMETKGQPRGAYFVPDRQMLYAAQTLTQQLYAKIINALRELAGGGMIMLPSSVKDFNNPELARLIGKTQQSPAAGAVDKVKFYKLAWDAVGSEFASRHSQYEMFFAGATFVTKGHAYRTYDWKNAAALLDKMLSSYELADELTNTSNPDSPRAVA
- a CDS encoding MarR family winged helix-turn-helix transcriptional regulator, encoding MVKSAARVKTTKLAVGRPAPRAALTTSRPELLVDGSDQQFRRLVHSLFGFLVRHQTLREGHAAVIGLPGIEYTTLISIRHLAALGDVHVKAVADHLHLSGAFVTTVTNKLESKDLIEKAAHPVDRRRLSLTVTPRGAELLERLAPTQMQINDVQFGCLSAREFQQLLDMVQRLVETSDRAIALQRYLAETNAKPISPALRNPDASKRRKSRKA
- a CDS encoding S1C family serine protease, with amino-acid sequence MDQIQDWSKGIRQIVKEVAERVVVLQNEDGSTASGIAWRKGYVATTDEAAGDSVKLITSDGTVLTAELAGRDPSTDIALFKADIDQDPFQASGEVQPGDFAVAVGRGSTSELVAAGFIAETGGEWQSSFGGKIDRKIRLGFRIDRRAHGGAVVDTAGRLVGLAAFGPRRRAIVIPSPTVERIAHRLAKSGTISRGYLGVQLHPLRDGQQGTGAVIVHLDKDGPGATAGLILGDCIISWNGEDVTGARQIFRHLGPDSVGTKIALGILRGGQQSKIDVVVGERPHR